Proteins from a single region of Primulina tabacum isolate GXHZ01 chromosome 5, ASM2559414v2, whole genome shotgun sequence:
- the LOC142545798 gene encoding LOW QUALITY PROTEIN: uncharacterized protein LOC142545798 (The sequence of the model RefSeq protein was modified relative to this genomic sequence to represent the inferred CDS: deleted 1 base in 1 codon) translates to MDIALFSPSALFADSDGDGTGAEEGNIEINQNFEERRHGFPGMELLIREFSFHQLNANLLWPGTFAFIEWLVHHRSWMDGRKVIELGSGTGALAIFLHKSFQVDITTSDYDDAEIEENIAYNCQINGVTPVLPHMRHSWGDVFQISDPKWDLIIASDILLYVKQYPNLIKSLSFLLKSYKPIAVNAISSSGDDACLLPRPAFLLSWRRRIGKEDESLFFRGCDKAGLAVDHLGSRVYCITPKDITANHST, encoded by the exons AAGAGGGAAACATTGAGATCAACCAGAACTTCGAGGAGAGAAGGCACGGATTTCCTGGAATG GAATTGCTTATCCGGGAATTTTCTTTTCACCAATTAAATGCTAATCTACTCTGGCCTGGCACATTTGCATTTATCGAATGGTTGGTTCATCACAGATCATGGATGGACGGACGGAAAGTAATCGAATTGGGAAG TGGAACTGGAGCTTTGGCCATCTTTTTGCACAAATCATTTCAAGTCGACATTACAACCTCA GATTATGACGATGCTGAAATTGAAGAGAACATAGCTTATAATTGCCAGATAAATGGGGTTACTCCTGTCCTTCCTCACATGAGAC ATTCTTGGGGTGACGTGTTCCAAATTTCCGACCCAAAATGGGACCTAATTATAGCAAGCGATATTTTATTAT ACGTGAAGCAATATCCGAACCTTATAAAGTCCTTGTCTTTTCTCCTTAAATCATACAAGCCAATAGCCGTCAATGCCATTTCTTCAAGCGGTGATG ATGCTTGCCTGCTTCCCCGACCTGCATTTTTATTGAGTTGGAGACGCAGAATAGGGAAAGAGGACGAGTCTCTGTTCTTCAGGGGCTGTGACAAAGCAGGTCTTGCAGTCGATCATCTGGGTTCTCGTGTGTATTGCATTACGCCGAAAGATATAACTGCCAATCATTCAACTTGA
- the LOC142545797 gene encoding DNA-binding protein MNB1B-like isoform X2, which produces MSISNGFILYFAACTKKCLVNVYLVEMKTGGRSKGAAKKDTKEALKPVDDRKIGKRKVAAKPSKPKAAKAKKDPNKPKRPPSAFFVFLEEFRKTFKKENPNVKAVSAVGKAGGEKWKSLGAAEKAPYEAKAAKKKAEYEKLMNAYNKKQESSADQGDEGSERSGSEVHDDDDDDESDHDEEDEEDEE; this is translated from the exons ATGAGCATAAGCAAtggctttattttatattttgctGCCTGCACCAAAAAGTGTCTG GTAAACGTTTACCTTGTTGAAATGAAGACTGGCGGCAGGAGTAAAGGGGCTGCAAAAAAGGACACAAAAGAAGCATTGAAACCGGTGGATGATAG AAAGATTGGGAAAAGGAAGGTCGCTGCGAAGCCAAGTAAACCAAAGGCAGCAAAGGCCAAGAAAGACCCTAACAAGCCCAAGAGGCCCCCTAGTGCTTTCTTTGTGTTCCT TGAAGAGTTTAGAAAGACTTTCAAAAAGGAAAATCCTAATGTCAAGGCTGTCTCGGCT GTAGGGAAAGCTGGAGGAGAGAAGTGGAAATCCTTGGGTGCAGCT GAAAAAGCTCCTTATGAAGCCAAAGCTGCGAAGAAGAAGGCCGAGTATGAAAAACTAATGAATGCCTACAACAAAAAGCAg GAGAGTTCTGCTGATCAGGGCGACGAAGGATCTGAGAGGTCTGGATCGGAAGTTCACGATGATGACGACGACGACGAGAGTGACCAC GATGAGGAGGATGAAGAGGATGAAGAGTGA
- the LOC142545794 gene encoding chlorophyll a-b binding protein CP29.1, chloroplastic-like codes for MASATSSFIGTRIPDVHSGPGCVQARFGFGKKKAPKKSASKPVTDRPLWYPGVKAPDYLDGTLIGDYGFDPFGLGKPAEYLQFDLDSLDQNLAKNNPGDIIGSRTEADDVKSTPFQPYSEVFGLQRFRECELIHGRWAMLATLGALTVEWLTGITWQDAGKVELVEGSSYLGQALPFSMSTLIWIELLVIGYIEFQRNGELDPEKRLYPGGSYFDPLGLAADPEKKATLQLAEIKHARLAMVGFLGFAVQAAATGKGPLNNWATHLSDPLHTTIFDTFGFFS; via the exons ATGGCCTCCGCCACATCATCCTTCATAGGGACCCGTATACCGGACGTTCACTCTGGCCCAGGCTGCGTCCAGGCACGTTTTGGTTTCGGGAAGAAGAAAGCTCCCAAGAAATCAGCATCAAAGCCCGTTACCGACCGACCGTTGTGGTATCCCGGGGTCAAGGCTCCGGATTATCTCGACGGTACCCTCATCGGTGACTACGGCTTTGACCCGTTCGGTTTGGGCAAGCCGGCTGAGTACTTGCAGTTTGATTTGGACTCACTCGACCAGAACCTGGCAAAGAACAACCCCGGGGATATTATCGGAAGCAGAACTGAGGCTGACGACGTGAAGTCCACGCCATTCCAACCTTACAGCGAGGTTTTTGGACTGCAGAGATTCAGGGAATGTGAGCTCATCCATGGCAGGTGGGCCATGTTGGCGACTCTCGGAGCCCTGACTGTCGAGTGGCTCACTGGCATTACCTGGCAAGACGCAGGAAAG GTTGAGCTGGTGGAGGGATCATCATACCTCGGGCAGGCACTTCCATTCTCAATGAGCACGTTGATCTGGATCGAGTTGTTGGTGATCGGGTACATCGAGTTCCAGAGGAACGGTGAGCTTGACCCGGAGAAGaggctttacccgggtggttcATACTTCGACCCGCTGGGCTTAGCAGCGGACCCGGAAAAGAAGGCGACCCTTCAGCTGGCTGAGATCAAGCATGCCCGCCTCGCCATGGTGGGTTTCTTGGGATTCGCCGTGCAAGCCGCCGCCACCGGCAAGGGCCCACTCAACAACTGGGCCACCCACCTGAGCGATCCCCTCCACACGAccatttttgatacctttgggTTTTTCTCTTAA
- the LOC142545797 gene encoding DNA-binding protein MNB1B-like isoform X1 produces the protein MSISNGFILYFAACTKKCLVNVYLVEMKTGGRSKGAAKKDTKEALKPVDDRKIGKRKVAAKPSKPKAAKAKKDPNKPKRPPSAFFVFLEEFRKTFKKENPNVKAVSAVGKAGGEKWKSLGAAEKAPYEAKAAKKKAEYEKLMNAYNKKQESSADQGDEGSERSGSEVHDDDDDDESDHLLLCRMRRMKRMKSEICNTKNKTQGGSLIGILDMYDLECENGRV, from the exons ATGAGCATAAGCAAtggctttattttatattttgctGCCTGCACCAAAAAGTGTCTG GTAAACGTTTACCTTGTTGAAATGAAGACTGGCGGCAGGAGTAAAGGGGCTGCAAAAAAGGACACAAAAGAAGCATTGAAACCGGTGGATGATAG AAAGATTGGGAAAAGGAAGGTCGCTGCGAAGCCAAGTAAACCAAAGGCAGCAAAGGCCAAGAAAGACCCTAACAAGCCCAAGAGGCCCCCTAGTGCTTTCTTTGTGTTCCT TGAAGAGTTTAGAAAGACTTTCAAAAAGGAAAATCCTAATGTCAAGGCTGTCTCGGCT GTAGGGAAAGCTGGAGGAGAGAAGTGGAAATCCTTGGGTGCAGCT GAAAAAGCTCCTTATGAAGCCAAAGCTGCGAAGAAGAAGGCCGAGTATGAAAAACTAATGAATGCCTACAACAAAAAGCAg GAGAGTTCTGCTGATCAGGGCGACGAAGGATCTGAGAGGTCTGGATCGGAAGTTCACGATGATGACGACGACGACGAGAGTGACCAC TTGCTTTTGTGTAGGATGAGGAGGATGAAGAGGATGAAGAGTGAGATTTGCAACACAAAAAATAAGACTCAAGGCGGATCACTGATTGGGATTCTGGATATGTATGATTTGGAATGCGAAAATGGACGAGTATGA